The proteins below come from a single Nocardiopsis gilva YIM 90087 genomic window:
- a CDS encoding FecCD family ABC transporter permease, translating into MFGRTRPSWAWLLGGLAVLLAAVITGVASGAASITPGDIAQTLLAKVGAGTESPLNDRQIAVLVQLRLPRVVLGAMVGGLLATAGAAYQGVFRNPLADPYLLGAAGGAGLGATIIIAFGGDIFDSPRGLVPVAAFLGALLGVAAAYALGHTTGRGGTASLVLAGVAVSSFLAAMQTLLQQMRIEELERIYAWVLGGLGRGGWDDITMVAPYAAVSVIVLLGCGYLLDLLALGDEKALSLGLNATVVRLIVISTASLATAAAVAVSGLIGFVGIVVPHIVRRLVGTGYRMILPMSLLLGGAFLVLMDIVARTVLAPAELPLGVVTAFLGAPFFVLVLRGTRDRAM; encoded by the coding sequence GTGTTCGGACGCACTCGGCCGTCGTGGGCGTGGCTCCTCGGCGGCCTGGCGGTCCTCCTCGCGGCGGTGATCACCGGCGTCGCCTCAGGGGCCGCCTCCATCACCCCCGGGGACATCGCGCAGACCCTGCTCGCCAAGGTCGGGGCGGGGACGGAGTCCCCGCTCAACGACCGCCAGATCGCGGTCCTGGTGCAGCTGCGCCTGCCGCGCGTCGTCCTCGGCGCGATGGTCGGCGGCCTGCTGGCCACCGCGGGCGCCGCCTACCAGGGCGTGTTCCGCAACCCGCTGGCCGACCCCTACCTACTGGGGGCGGCCGGCGGGGCCGGGCTCGGCGCGACGATCATCATCGCGTTCGGCGGCGACATCTTCGACTCACCGCGCGGACTGGTCCCGGTCGCGGCCTTCCTCGGGGCGCTCCTCGGGGTCGCCGCCGCCTACGCGCTCGGTCACACCACCGGGCGCGGCGGCACCGCCTCGCTCGTCCTCGCCGGTGTCGCCGTCTCCTCGTTCCTGGCCGCGATGCAGACCCTGCTCCAGCAGATGCGCATCGAGGAGCTGGAACGCATCTACGCCTGGGTCCTCGGCGGACTGGGCCGGGGCGGCTGGGACGACATCACCATGGTCGCGCCGTATGCCGCCGTGAGCGTGATCGTCCTGCTCGGCTGCGGCTACCTGCTCGACCTGCTCGCGCTCGGCGACGAGAAGGCGCTGAGCCTCGGGCTCAACGCGACGGTGGTACGGCTGATCGTGATCTCCACCGCCTCCCTGGCCACGGCCGCCGCGGTGGCGGTGAGCGGGCTGATCGGCTTCGTCGGCATCGTCGTGCCGCACATCGTGCGACGGCTCGTCGGCACCGGCTACCGGATGATCCTGCCGATGTCACTGCTCCTCGGCGGCGCGTTCCTCGTCCTGATGGACATCGTGGCACGCACCGTCCTCGCCCCGGCCGAACTCCCGCTGGGCGTGGTGACCGCCTTCCTCGGCGCCCCGTTCTTCGTCCTCGTGCTGCGGGGGACGCGCGACCGCGCGATGTGA